The Streptomyces uncialis genomic interval GGCGCGGCTGGACGGCAGCAACGCGCTGCGCCGTACCCCGGAAGCCGGGGGCGGGGAGATCCACGGCCACTTCTTCGGCCAGTCCTCCTTCGCCACCCACGCCCTCGCCACCGAGCGCAATGTCGTCAAGGTCGACGACGGCATCCCGCTGGAACTGCTCGCCCCCCTCGGCTGCGGACTCCAGACCGGCGCGGGCGCGGTCCTGAACTCCCTCAGGATTCCCGCGGGCGCGTCCGTGGTCGTCATCGGCACCGGCACCGTGGGACTCGCCGCCGTCATGGCCGCCAAGGCCACCGGCGCCGCCCCGGTCATCGCCGTGGACATCGTCCCCGAGCGGCTCGCCCTCGCGGCCGAGCTGGGCGCGACCCACACGGTGAACGCCAAGGACGAGGACACGGCCGCCCGGATCGCCGAGATCACCGGCGGCGGCGCGGACTACGTCCTGGAGATCACCGCTCGCCCCGAGATGCTCACCCTCGCCGTCGACGCCCTCGCGCCGCTCGGCACCGCCGCGCTGATCGGCGGAGCACCCGCCGGGGCACGCGCCGAGGTGGACATGAACGCCCTCCTCGGCGGACGCACGGTCCGCGGTATCGCGCAGGGCGACTCCGTTCCGCAGCTCTTCATCCCCCAGCTGATCGAGCTGTACAAGGCCGGCCGCTTCCCCTTCGACCGGCTGATCACCCCCTACGGCTTCGACGAGATCAACGAAGCCGTCGAAGACACGCGGACCGGAGCTGTCATCAAGCCCGTGCTGCGCATCGGCGACCCGGACGTGTCCTGACCGGACACCCCGGCGGCACCCCCGTGCCGTCGCCGCCGACCCGGAGCCCTCGCGCGACCCGCGCCCAGCTCCTCCGTACGACCCTCCAGAGGACATCACCATGACCGACTTCCAGAAGCCCGGCACACCCACCGACCGCCACCAGCTCGGCGCCGCGGGCATGCCGCTGAACACCCTCGCCGACTACCGGCCCATCCCCGCCGACGGCTACGGTTCCCTCTTCCTCCCCGACCGGATCGCCAAGGGCTACCACCTGGAAGAGATCCAGGACGGCGCCTACTACGTCACCTCCGGCGCCTACGACACGATGTTCGTGCGCACCGGCAACGGTGTCGTCGTGGTCGACGCCCCGCCGCTGCTCGGCGAGAACCTCAAGCGCGCCATCGCCGAGGTCACCGACGAGCCCGTCACCCATCTCATCTACAGCCACTGGCACTCCGACCACATCGGCGCGGCCGGGATCTTCGCGGCCGACAAGCCCAAGGTCATCGCGCACGACTACACCCGCGAGATGATCCAGCGCTGGCCCGACCTCGGCGGCGAGCGCGGACTGCCCGTGCCCACCGACACGATCACCGAGAGCGACACCCTCGACGTCAACGGCGTCCGGTTCAACCTCGACTACCACGGTGTGAACCACACCCCGGGCAACATCTTCATCTACGCCCCGCAGCAGAAGGCCCTCGCGGCGATCGACATTATCAGCCCCGGATGGTCGGCCTTCAAGCACTGCGACGCCTCCGAGAACATCCGCGGCTGGGCCGAGGCCCACGACTGGATCCTCGGTTACGACTTCAAGGCCGTCGTCTCCGGCCACGTCAACCGCTACGGCACCCCCGAGGACGCCAAGGCGTCCCGCGACTACACCAACGACATCGTCGAGTTCTCCAAGGAGGCCCTGTCGCACGGCCAGGAGTTCGAGTACATCGAGAAGATCGGATTCTCCAACGCCTGGGTCCTGTGGGAGAACTACTTCAACGAGATGACCAACTACGTCACCAAGAAGACCCTGGAGAAGGTCACCGACAACGGCCAGACCTGGGCCCAGCGTCTCGCCGGTGCCGACGTCATGACCAAGTACCACGCGTACTCCGTGCTGGAGGCCCTGCGCCTTGAGTACGGCATGGTCTCCGGCTTCGAGAAGCTGATCCTCCCCAAGGCGGGCGCCTGACCTGACGAGGAGGGACACCCGGGGAGGCGGCCCGGCGGAGGAGACCCTCCGCCGGGCCGCCCGCGTCCCGGACCCCCGATACCATGGGCCAGGAACCACATCAGCGGAGGGGCGATGAGCCTGAACACCGAGAACGCCACGAGCGAGGACGGCCCGGCCGGACCACGGCGGGGCGCACCCTCGCGCGCCCTGAACCACACGGAGCGGGCGGTGTGGCTCGGCTTCCTCTCCACCCATCTCAAGCTGCTGCGCACCCTCGACGCGGAACTCGTCGCCGCCGAACGCATCCCGATGTCCTCCTTCGAGGTGCTGCTGACCCTCGCGGAGTCGGCCGGGGGCCGGGTGCGGATGAAGGACATCGCCGCGTCCCTGCTGATCAGCCGCAGCGGACTCACCCGTATCGTCGACGACCTCGAACGCCAGGGCCTGGTGGTGCGGGAGAAGTGCCCCACCGACGCCCGGGGCTTCGACGCGGTCCTCACCGAGGCGGGCAAGAAGGCGTACCGGCGTGCCCGGAAGGTCCATCTGACCAATCTGCGCGGTGAGTTCCTCGACAAGCTCAGCGACGAGCAGCTTGCCGGGCTCGCCGACATCTGGCGCACGCTCGGCTTCGACGACCGTTCGGACGCCTGCTGACCCCGGCCGGGCCGGACGGCTCCCGCCTCCGCCCTCGGTGCGGACTCCCGCCTCCGCCTCGGCGCGTATGAAGCCCCCCTCGGCGCGTGGGAAGGCCCCCGGTCCCAGGACCGGGGGCCTTCCCACGCGCCGAGGCGTCGTCAGCCCGTCCGTGCCGCCGCCCCGCGGGCGCGGGAGCGTTCCACCAGCAGCAGACCGCCGACACCCGCCGCCGCCCAGAGCGCCAGGACGACGACCCCGGTGGCCACCCCGTCGCCGTCGAAGTAGGCCAGCCCGTTCACCGCGCGGACGCCCACCCCGACCGGCAGGAGCCGGGAGAAGGGCTCCAGCCAGCCGGGAAGGAACTCGGCGGGCAGACTGCCGCCGCTGGTCGCGTTGCCGATCGTCATGAACAGCACCGCCGCGGCGCTCGACCCGAGCACCCCCAGCGCCCGGACCAGCAGCATCGTGGACGCCCCCACGGCCAGCGCCACCAGGCCCACGAGCGCGGCCACCCCGGCGAACGGCGCGGGCAGCGCCCCGAACGCCCCGACGACGGACGCCACCGCCAGCCCGCCGGCGCCGCCGAACGCCGCGAGTCCCACCAGCCGCCGCCCCGGGGAGAGCCCGGGTGCGAGCTGCCACGACATGATCCCGAACAGATAGCCCGCCAGCACCAGACCGAAGGTCGTGTAGAAGACGGCCAGCCCCCGGGTGTCCTGCGCGGACGCGGGGACGACGTCGGTCGTCGTCAGGGTGAGGCCGCCGGCGCGGGCCACATCCCCGAACTCGTCCGTCACCAGGGTGATCACCGCCGGACCGTGGGCCCCTGCGAACAGCAGCTGGGCGCTCCGTTCCCCGGGGACGTACGCGGCGAACACCTCACCCGTCTCCACGGCCGCGCGGGCCGACCCGGTGTCTGGCGCTGCGCGCACCTCGAAGGTGCCCGACGGCGATCCGGCGAGCTCCTCCCGTACCGTCGCCGTCTGCGCGGCGCCGCCGACGACGGCCACCGGCAGATCCCGGGCCACCGGGGCGTGGAACGCGGAGAGGTACACCCCGATGAAGATCGCGCCGATCGCCACGGCCACGGCCACCGGCAGCAGGACCGGCCGGGCCAACGACGTCCAGCGGGGTCCGGGCGGGTCCGGCGGGGTGTCCGCGGGCGGGGCCATGGGCATCGGTCGGGTGGGCTGCTCGTCGGTCCGCAGGGGGCCTGGCGGGGTCTGGGGCATGATCACTGTTCCTCACTGATGACGGCAGGAGGCGGAGTGGCCGCGGGGGAGGCCCGAGCGGGCGGCACCGGCCGTCGAGGGCGTCCAGGGCCGCTTCCCGGCATGGACAAACCCCTCATATATTTCGTTGCTCAACGAACTATATGAGGGGTGGGGGGAGAGGGTCAAACGTGTACCGGGCCCACCGGGGCGGCGTTCCCGGCCCGGACGGCCGCCAGCGCTCCGGCGACGGGCACCACATCGTTCACGGCCATCTCGATCCGCTCGTACACCTCCGGATTGAGGATCGTCGTCCCGTCGAAGTCGCCCGAGTTGAGATAGATCCCGGCCGGGGCGGTCCATGCCTGGAGGAAGCCGAACAGCGGGCGCATCGCGTGCTCGATCACCAGCGCGTGCCGGTCGCTGCCGCCGGTGGCCGCCAGCAGCACGGGCTTCGCGGCCAGTCCGTACTGGTCGACCAGGTCGAAGAAGTGCTTGAACAGTCCCGTGTACGAGCCCCGGAAGACGGGGGTGGCCGCGATCACGAGATCGGCCTCCTCCACCGCCCGCAGCGCGTCGGCGACCTCGTCGTCCACCTGGTCCCGGTCCGTCGCCCCGGTGAACGCCGGCCCCAAGGTGTGCAGTTCGATCAGCCGGGTGTCCACGGCGGTCCGCGCGGCCAGGGTCGCGAGGATCAGCTCCACCAGCGCCGTCGTCCTCGACGGGGCGCTGAGCGTGCCCACCACCGCCACGACCCGCAGCGGGGCGGCGGTCATGCCGTCACCCGCGCCGCGGACGCCTCCAGCGAGGCGATCTCCTTGCGGACCACCGGCGCGACCTCCGCGCCGAGCAGTTCGATCGACTTGAGCGCCTCACGCTGCGGCACATTGCCGAAGCCGAGCTGGATCATCATGCGGTCGTGGCCGAACACCTCGTACTGGGCCATGATCTTGTCGGTCACTTCCTGGACACTGCCCAGGAAGAACGCGCCCGCCGGGGTCGCCTGCGCCTCATAGGCCATCTTCGGCATCGGGACGCCCTGGCCGCGCTGATGGTGGTTGGCCATCCACCCGGCCTGGAAGTACGGATGCGACACCTTGACGGCCTCCTGATGCGTGGCGGCGACGAAGCCGGGCGAGTTCACGGAGACCTTGAGCTTCTCCGGGGCGTGCCCCGCCTCGGCCCCGGCCTTGCGGTACAGGTCGACGAAGGGCGCGAACTGGCGGTAGCTGCCCCCGATGATCGCCAGTGACAGCGGCAGTCCGAGGCGCCCGGCGCGCACCACCGAGGCGGGCGTGCCGCCGACCGCCACCCAGACGGGCAGCTCACGGTCGGGGCGCGGGGTGATGTCGGCGTTCATCAGCGGGGGCCGCAGCGAGCCCCGCCAGGTCACCGGGTTCTCCTCCCGCAGCTTCAGCAGCAGGTCCAGCTTCTCGGCGAACAGCTCCGAGTACTCGTTCAGGTCGTAGCCGAAGACGGGGAAGGACTCGATGTACGAGCCGCGCCCCGCGATGATCTCCGCCCGGCCGCCGGACAGCAGGTCGAGCGTCGCGAACTGCTGGAAGACCCGTACCGGGTCGTCGGAGCTGAGGACGGTGACCGCGCTGGACAGCTTGATCGTGCGGGTGTTCTCCGCCATCGCCGCCAGCAGGACGGCGGGGGAGGACACCGCGAAGTCCGTACGGTGGTGCTCGCCGACGGCGAAGATGTCCAGCCCCGCCTCGTCGGCCGTCCGCGCCTGCTCCACGAGTTCCCGCAGTCGCGTACCCGGGGCGGGCGGCTGGTGGGTGGTGGGGTCGGGCGTCAGCTCGCCGAAGTGGTAGATGCCCAGTTCAAAAGCCATGGTTCGGATCTCTCCGCGCGTCGATTTATTAGTTGCGCAACGAACAACATGGTGAGTCCCTGATCGTATTCCCGCAGGCCCCGGGCCCGGCGGAGCCATGTCCCCCGACCAGGAACGACTCGAAAATCCCGCCCCCACCCGGCACAGGCACATCCCCCGCCGCGCGCCGGACAGCGCCCCCGACCGGATTCCCGCCGTCGGCGGTCTTGTGCTCCGGGTGGTTGAGCCGTACACAGACCGTGTCCGAGATGACGTCCCCAGCGCATCAGCGCGCACAGGAGGTTCCATGCCGCCCCCGTCCCGCCGTCTCCGACGCGGACTTCTCGCGCTCGTCCTCGTCCCGACGGTCGCCGCGGTCCCCCTGACCCTCCCGCCCCCGCCCGCCGCCGCCGCGGACGCCGACGCCCCCTATCTCGTCGGCCGGGGCATCTCCGATGTGACCGGGGAGGCCGCGGAGACCGGGATGATGGGCTACTCCAGCTTCGACCAGAAGACCTCCGGCATCCACCAGCGGCTGCGCTCCCGGGCCTTCGTCGTCGCGGACCGCGCGAGCGGACGGCGTGTGGTGTACGTCAACGCCGACCTCGCGATGATCTTCCAGTCCGTCCGCCAGGGCGTCCTCGACCGGCTGGGCGAGCGGTACGGCGATCTCTACCGCGGCGAGAACGTCCTGCTCTCCGCCAACCACACCCACTCCGGACCGGGCGGCTACTCCCACCACCTCGCCTACAACCTGTCCGTGCTGGGCTTCCAGAAGGGCACCTACCAGGCGGTGGTCGACGGGATCGTCGAGTCCGTCGTGGCGGCCCACGAGGACCTGCGGCCCGGCACCCTCGCCGTGGGCACCGGCACCCTCACCGACGCGAGCGTCAACCGCTCCCGGTCCGCCTTCGACCGCAACCCCGCCGCCGACAAGGCCGCCTTCCCCGACGCCATCGACCCCGCGATGACCGTGCTCCGGCTGCGCCAGGGCGACAAGGACGCGGGCGCGATCAGCTGGTTCGCCACCCACAACACTTCGGTCACCAACAAGAACACCCTGATCAGCCCGGACAACAAGGGCTACGCCGCCTACACCTGGGAACACGACCACGAAGGGGTGCGCTATCTCGACGACACCCCGGGGTTCGTCGCCGCGTTCGCCAACACCAACGCCGGTGACATGTCACCCAATCTGAATCTGCGGCCCGGCTCCGGCCCCACGGAGGACGAGTTCGAGAACACCCGGATCATCGGTGAGCGGCAGTTCACCAAGGCCCGCGAGGTCTTCGAGGACGCGGCCCCCGCCCCCGGCGGTGTCGACGCCCGGCTCACCCACGTGGACATGGAGAACGTGGCCGTCTCCGGCGCGTACACCACCGACGGCCGCCCCCAGCGCACCTGTCCGGCCGTCGTCGGCGCCTCCACCCTCGCGGGCAGTGTCGAGGACGGACCCGCGCTCCCCGGTTTCACCGAGGGCATGCGCAGCCCCGTCGCGTCGCTGGCCGAATCGCTCAGGACCGAGGTGCCGGCCTGGCTGAAGAGCTGCCAGTACCCCAAGGCGAGCCTCGTCCCCACCGGTCTGATGAGCGGTCTGTACCCCGTGACCCCGCGTATCCTGCCGCTCCAGATCGTCCGTCTCGGACCGCTGCATCTGGTCGCCGCACCGGGGGAGTTCACCATCACCGCGGGATTGCGGGTCCGCCGCACGGTCGCCCGGGAACTCGGGGTGCCCCTCGAACGCGTCCTCCTCCAGGGCTACGCCAACTCCTACAGCCAGTACGCGACGACACCCGAGGAGTACGACGCGCAGAACTACGAGGGCGGCTCCACCCTCTACGGCCGCAACACCCTGCCCGCGTACCAGCAGGAGTTCGCCAAGGTCGCGGCCTCCCTGCGGGACGGCACCCCGATCCCCGGGGGCGCCACCCCGCCCGACGAGTCGGGCCGCCAGATCAACCTCCAGACCGGTGTGGTCCTCGACAGCCCGCCCGCCGGCCGTTCCTACGGTGAGGTGCTGACCCCGCCGGCCGCGTCGTATCCGCGCGGGGCCACCGCGACGGCCGCGTTCGTCACCGGCCATCCCAAGAACAACCTGCGGCGCGGCGGCACCTTCCTGGAGGTGCAGCGGCTCGTCGACGGCCGCTGGGAACGTGTACTGGACGACGGCGACTGGGCGACCACCTACCGCTGGACCCGGCTCAACGCCGTGCTCGGCACCTCCAAGGCGACCCTGACCTGGCGGATCGGCCCCGGCACCCCGGCGGGCACCTACCGCTTCGTCCACCACGGCGACGCGAAGAACTTCTGGGGCCGGATCACCCCCTTCACCGGCACATCCGGCACCTTCACCGTCGGCTGACGCCACCGGCGGGCCGGGACCCGGCGGACGGACCTGCTGCGACGATCCAAGGACGGGACCGAAACGGCCGCCCCGCGCGAAGTGCTGCGCGGGGCGGCCGTCGGTGGACGATCCGGGTCCGGGTATCGGGTGCGGGTGCGGCGGAGGGTACCGGTCCGGCGGGGACTGTCCCGGTGCCGTGCGCTCCCGGGCGGGATCAGTCGCAGGTGACCTCGTCGCGCGGGGTGTAACGGGTGTTGAAGGGCTCCCGCTTGACCTCCTTGCCACCGTCGATGAAGATCCGCTCGACGGTCACGTCGAACCCTTCCAACGGGGTCTGCGGCTGGCAGTCCTTCTTCGCGCCGGGCAGCTTCTTCGGCTCCTGGACATTGGTACGCGGTCCCTTGCTCGCCTCGACCGCGTCGTACTTCTTGGTGCCGAGGAAGGTCACCGTCACCGAGGTGTCGGTGGCCTCCGTGGCGATGTACAGGGCCTTGCCCGAGTCGTTGGTGAACTTCAGGTCGAGGCTGCCCCACGCCACCGTGGCCTCCCGGCCCTCCGGATAGCGCTCGATGTAGAAGGAGTGCGCGCCGTACTCCACGGGCTTGACCCCCGCGAAGAAGATCGCGTTGAACATCGCCGTCGCCACGGTGGAGACACCGCCGCCACCGGCCTTGGTGTACTTGCCGTCGAGGATGATGATGCCGTCGACGAAACCGTTCTCCGTGGTGCGCTCGCCCACGGTGTCGTTGAAGCTCCAGGTCTCCCCGGGCAGCACCGTCGAACCGTTGATCAGCTCGGCGGCCCGGCCTATGTTCTTCGTGCGGTACTCGGCGCGCTCGAAGTTCGCGGTGAAGGACGACACCTTCTCCGTCATCCCCATCTCCGCGACCTTCGCCCGGGTGAGCTCGGGCTGGGAGAGGACGGTGTCCACCTTGCCGATGCGCTCCGGTCCCGAGCCGGTCAGCAGCGGCAGCACGGCCTTGCCCAGGGCCTCGGCGGTGACCTTCTGCCCCGGCTTGCCGTCCCGCGCCACCTCGACGCGCTCGCCGACGACGCGAAGTGTGGCGTCGACCGGCTCCGTCGTCACCGCGCGTACCGAAGCGGCCACGGCCGGGTCCTTGTACAGGCCCTTCTCGTC includes:
- a CDS encoding NAD(P)-dependent alcohol dehydrogenase; the encoded protein is MAVAAGSPAPHAPGTSGASITPVRAAVTEGKGAPFVFENLELDTALRPDEVLVKVVATGVCQTDIHVRDQALPVPLPAVLGHEGAGVVERVGDGVTSVAPGDRVVMSYQACGHCRPCRSGNPAYCAVSFPANFGGARLDGSNALRRTPEAGGGEIHGHFFGQSSFATHALATERNVVKVDDGIPLELLAPLGCGLQTGAGAVLNSLRIPAGASVVVIGTGTVGLAAVMAAKATGAAPVIAVDIVPERLALAAELGATHTVNAKDEDTAARIAEITGGGADYVLEITARPEMLTLAVDALAPLGTAALIGGAPAGARAEVDMNALLGGRTVRGIAQGDSVPQLFIPQLIELYKAGRFPFDRLITPYGFDEINEAVEDTRTGAVIKPVLRIGDPDVS
- a CDS encoding MBL fold metallo-hydrolase, whose product is MTDFQKPGTPTDRHQLGAAGMPLNTLADYRPIPADGYGSLFLPDRIAKGYHLEEIQDGAYYVTSGAYDTMFVRTGNGVVVVDAPPLLGENLKRAIAEVTDEPVTHLIYSHWHSDHIGAAGIFAADKPKVIAHDYTREMIQRWPDLGGERGLPVPTDTITESDTLDVNGVRFNLDYHGVNHTPGNIFIYAPQQKALAAIDIISPGWSAFKHCDASENIRGWAEAHDWILGYDFKAVVSGHVNRYGTPEDAKASRDYTNDIVEFSKEALSHGQEFEYIEKIGFSNAWVLWENYFNEMTNYVTKKTLEKVTDNGQTWAQRLAGADVMTKYHAYSVLEALRLEYGMVSGFEKLILPKAGA
- a CDS encoding MarR family winged helix-turn-helix transcriptional regulator, encoding MSLNTENATSEDGPAGPRRGAPSRALNHTERAVWLGFLSTHLKLLRTLDAELVAAERIPMSSFEVLLTLAESAGGRVRMKDIAASLLISRSGLTRIVDDLERQGLVVREKCPTDARGFDAVLTEAGKKAYRRARKVHLTNLRGEFLDKLSDEQLAGLADIWRTLGFDDRSDAC
- a CDS encoding ABC transporter permease, translated to MPQTPPGPLRTDEQPTRPMPMAPPADTPPDPPGPRWTSLARPVLLPVAVAVAIGAIFIGVYLSAFHAPVARDLPVAVVGGAAQTATVREELAGSPSGTFEVRAAPDTGSARAAVETGEVFAAYVPGERSAQLLFAGAHGPAVITLVTDEFGDVARAGGLTLTTTDVVPASAQDTRGLAVFYTTFGLVLAGYLFGIMSWQLAPGLSPGRRLVGLAAFGGAGGLAVASVVGAFGALPAPFAGVAALVGLVALAVGASTMLLVRALGVLGSSAAAVLFMTIGNATSGGSLPAEFLPGWLEPFSRLLPVGVGVRAVNGLAYFDGDGVATGVVVLALWAAAGVGGLLLVERSRARGAAARTG
- the msuE gene encoding FMN reductase codes for the protein MTAAPLRVVAVVGTLSAPSRTTALVELILATLAARTAVDTRLIELHTLGPAFTGATDRDQVDDEVADALRAVEEADLVIAATPVFRGSYTGLFKHFFDLVDQYGLAAKPVLLAATGGSDRHALVIEHAMRPLFGFLQAWTAPAGIYLNSGDFDGTTILNPEVYERIEMAVNDVVPVAGALAAVRAGNAAPVGPVHV
- a CDS encoding LLM class flavin-dependent oxidoreductase — protein: MAFELGIYHFGELTPDPTTHQPPAPGTRLRELVEQARTADEAGLDIFAVGEHHRTDFAVSSPAVLLAAMAENTRTIKLSSAVTVLSSDDPVRVFQQFATLDLLSGGRAEIIAGRGSYIESFPVFGYDLNEYSELFAEKLDLLLKLREENPVTWRGSLRPPLMNADITPRPDRELPVWVAVGGTPASVVRAGRLGLPLSLAIIGGSYRQFAPFVDLYRKAGAEAGHAPEKLKVSVNSPGFVAATHQEAVKVSHPYFQAGWMANHHQRGQGVPMPKMAYEAQATPAGAFFLGSVQEVTDKIMAQYEVFGHDRMMIQLGFGNVPQREALKSIELLGAEVAPVVRKEIASLEASAARVTA
- a CDS encoding neutral/alkaline ceramidase; translated protein: MPPPSRRLRRGLLALVLVPTVAAVPLTLPPPPAAAADADAPYLVGRGISDVTGEAAETGMMGYSSFDQKTSGIHQRLRSRAFVVADRASGRRVVYVNADLAMIFQSVRQGVLDRLGERYGDLYRGENVLLSANHTHSGPGGYSHHLAYNLSVLGFQKGTYQAVVDGIVESVVAAHEDLRPGTLAVGTGTLTDASVNRSRSAFDRNPAADKAAFPDAIDPAMTVLRLRQGDKDAGAISWFATHNTSVTNKNTLISPDNKGYAAYTWEHDHEGVRYLDDTPGFVAAFANTNAGDMSPNLNLRPGSGPTEDEFENTRIIGERQFTKAREVFEDAAPAPGGVDARLTHVDMENVAVSGAYTTDGRPQRTCPAVVGASTLAGSVEDGPALPGFTEGMRSPVASLAESLRTEVPAWLKSCQYPKASLVPTGLMSGLYPVTPRILPLQIVRLGPLHLVAAPGEFTITAGLRVRRTVARELGVPLERVLLQGYANSYSQYATTPEEYDAQNYEGGSTLYGRNTLPAYQQEFAKVAASLRDGTPIPGGATPPDESGRQINLQTGVVLDSPPAGRSYGEVLTPPAASYPRGATATAAFVTGHPKNNLRRGGTFLEVQRLVDGRWERVLDDGDWATTYRWTRLNAVLGTSKATLTWRIGPGTPAGTYRFVHHGDAKNFWGRITPFTGTSGTFTVG
- a CDS encoding VanW family protein, giving the protein MRRRIHPAAVASGAVVLGAGALYLTGLLVTGDEAPSGTTVRGVDLGGLSQPEAKEKLDRELAATATAPLTVTVGDRTDRLDPAAAGLRLDTEETASRAVRSSYDPFTVIGDLFTSRGGAVDPVLAMDEDATRAALRGLAEKHDRKVREGAVSFSEGAAKAVRPVTGQTLDIDGSVDPVRDAYFAENPGRIELPVEEKEPRIGKAETDRALREFARPAMSAPVTLTTGEGRVTIDPATFGDHLTMRPDDSQRLVPRLDEKGLYKDPAVAASVRAVTTEPVDATLRVVGERVEVARDGKPGQKVTAEALGKAVLPLLTGSGPERIGKVDTVLSQPELTRAKVAEMGMTEKVSSFTANFERAEYRTKNIGRAAELINGSTVLPGETWSFNDTVGERTTENGFVDGIIILDGKYTKAGGGGVSTVATAMFNAIFFAGVKPVEYGAHSFYIERYPEGREATVAWGSLDLKFTNDSGKALYIATEATDTSVTVTFLGTKKYDAVEASKGPRTNVQEPKKLPGAKKDCQPQTPLEGFDVTVERIFIDGGKEVKREPFNTRYTPRDEVTCD